In the genome of Cyclopterus lumpus isolate fCycLum1 chromosome 19, fCycLum1.pri, whole genome shotgun sequence, one region contains:
- the ifnphi4 gene encoding interferon phi 4 — protein sequence MLRRMLLVFVSLSVFSSASSLSCRWMHHKFRQHSNNSLDLIERMAHTSTNTTEDAEVSFPHNLYNQASEASAEDKLRFTVQILEEMAALFEEDHSNASWEENTVDHFLIVVTQQADGLHSCIKSHGHKKKNKKLHMYFKRLSHILEQMGHSAESWELIRKEMKTHLMRADQLASSLLTN from the exons ATGCTCCGCAGGATGTTGTTGGTGTTCGTGTCTCTCAGTGTGTTCAGTTCAGCCTCCTCGCTGAGCTGCAGATGGATGCATCATAAATTCAGACAGCACAGTAATAACTCTTTGGATCTGATAGAAAGGATG gctcaTACATCCACTAACACCACTGAGGATGCTGAAGTGAGCTTCCCTCATAACCTGTACAACCAGGCGTCTGAAGCATCA GCTGAGGACAAACTCAGATTCACGGTTCAGATTCTGGAGGAGATGGCTGCCCTGTTTGAGGAGGATCAcagcaatgcatcatgggaggAGAACACAGTGGACCACTTTCTCATCGTTGTGACCCAGCAGGCCGACGGCCTTCACTCCTGT ATTAAGAGCCACGgccacaagaagaagaacaagaagctGCACATGTATTTCAAGAGACTCTCACACATCCTGGAGCAAATG GGCCACAGTGCTGAATCCTGGGAGCTGATcaggaaggagatgaagaccCATCTGATGAGAGCAGACCAGCTGGCTTCATCTCTACTCACCAACTAA
- the scn4aa gene encoding sodium channel protein type 4 subunit alpha A, producing the protein MAPLFPPRGTDAFRRFTQESLAEIERLKAESQKAAGVEGHVGEEPEAPHADLEAGKSLPMIYGDPPAALLNTPLEDLDPFYKAQHTFIVVTKGNTIFRFNAEPACYILSPFSLVRRGAIKILIHSLFSLFIMITILANCVFMTMSNPPAWSKTVEYVFTGIYTVEATIKVLSRGFCFGSFTFLRDPWNWLDFMVISMAYVTEFVDLGNVSALRTFRVLRALKTITVIPGLKTIVAALIQSVKKMVDVMILTVFALAVFALIGLQLFMGNLRQKCVRWPLETNEFFNATATFNATASFNGTAGFNDTAYSNGTFDFNGYIENADNHYHLEGSLDALLCGNSSDAGRCPEGYTCMKAGRNPNYGYTSFDSFGWAFLALFRLMTQDYWENLFQLILRAAGKTYMIFFVLVIFLGSFYLINLILAVVAMAYDEQNQATQREAKEKEEEFQRLLEQLRNQEEEIGLGSQATLTSKKSLSHRTTSDFTDDDRSLEHDEIMKDCNGRIIPRLLIRAPTMIQSASEYELGEKSICSVHSMLHLHEPGLKRRTASALTVLTVAAMEELEDAQRPCPPAWYKFADRFLKWDCHPRWVFFKKWVLFVVMDPFVDLGITICIVLNTLFMAMEHYPMTPEFEHLLSVGNLVFTGIFTAEMFFKLIAMDPYYYFQVGWNIFDSIIVSLSLVELGLANVQGLSVLRSFRLLRVFKLAKSWPTLNMLIKIIGNSVGALGNLTLVLAIIVFIFAVVGMQLFGKNYKDCVCKISLDCELPRWHMYDFFHSFLIVFRILCGEWIETMWDCMEVAGAGMCLVVFMMVMVIGNLVVLNLFLALLLSSFSGDNLSAGDEDGEMNNLQISVCRLTRGIDWLKAFAARTVLRILRKEPEEPGGGPGDAENPKVEEIEMNHMDAGQSLKSADGIGDRLVQGRPSGFIVDGEFGLNVPIAQVESDFENLGEDDEEDDDDSEISDEKNNEENLEDEIRMLGNVQLMGALNDGDSSVCSTVDYQPPEPEPEEVEEEEPEPVEPEACFTDECVRRWPCLTVDITQGKGKKWWNLRRACFTIVEHDWFETFIVFMILLSSGALAFEDIYLERRRTIKIILEYADKVFTYVFIIEMLLKWVAYGFKTYFTNAWCWLDFFIVDISLISLAANWMGYSDLGPIKSLRTLRALRPLRALSRFEGMRVVVNALVGAIPSIFNVLLVCLIFWLIFSIMGVNLFAGKFYRCINTTTEELFPMTEVNNISDCMAIKEATQEARWVNVKVNYDNVGQGYLSLLQVSTFKGWMEIMYAAVDSREVGEQPSYEINLYMYIYFVIFIIFGSFFTLNLFIGVIIDNFNQQKKKIGDKDLFMTEEQKKYYEAMKKLGSKKPQKPIPRPTNLIQGWVFDFISQQFFDIFIMVLICLNMVTMMVETDNQSAEKDDFLFKVNVAFIAVFTGECMLKLFALRQYFFTNGWNVFDFVVVILSIAGTMLSDIIEKYFVSPTLFRVIRLARIGRILRLIKGAKGIRTLLFALMMSLPALFNIGLLLFLIMFIFSIFGMSNFAYVKKEAGIDDMFNFETFGGSIVCLFEITTSAGWDGLLLPMLNKEFPDCDPDVENPGTDVRGNCGNPLMSMAFFCSYIIVSFLVVVNMYIAIILENFNVAQEESGDALCEEDFVMFNETWEKFDVDGTQFIEYVRLSDFCDTLQQPLRVAKPNRLSLIKMDLPLVIGDRIHCLDVLMAVTEMVLGDTVEMAAMRESIQAKFILSNPTSNSFAPITTTVRHKEEQAAAAVVQRAYRKHLLKRCVRHAAFVHRRKTAAGGTEEGEGPPEKEGMLARRMGVLYGSNADLAEEMEQADVETLVSRRTPNPETPNPETPSRDTGVQCDPGVQCDPEPPEANIMVVPVEITSEVLLHAAPDPQLFPRRATLRETIV; encoded by the exons ATGGCGCCCCTGTTCCCTCCCCGAGGCACCGATGCGTTCCGCCGCTTCACCCAGGAATCGCTGGCGGAGATCGAGAGGCTCAAGGCGGAAAGCCAAAAGGCAGCAGGCGTAGAGGGCCACGTGGGGGAAGAGCCGGAGGCCCCGCACGCTGACCTGGAGGCGGGCAAGAGTCTGCCCATGATCTACGGAGACCCTCCAGCGGCGCTGCTCAACACGCCCCTGGAGGACCTGGACCCCTTCTACAAAGCACAGCAC acaTTCATTGTGGTCACTAAAGGAAACACAATCTTCAGGTTCAACGCTGAGCCGGCCTGCTACATTCTGAGCCCCTTTAGTTTGGTTCGACGAGGAGCCATCAAAATTCTCATACATTC ATTATTTAGCCTGTTCATCATGATTACGATTCTAGCGAATTGTGTATTCATGACGATGAGCAACCCGCCAGCATGGAGTAAAACCGTGGA GTATGTCTTCACTGGTATCTACACCGTTGAGGCGACCATCAAAGTGTTGTCGAGAGGTTTCTGTTTTGGATCTTTTACATTCCTTCGAGATCCGTGGAATTGGCTGGATTTCATGGTGATCAGCATGGC ATACGTCACTGAGTTTGTTGACCTTGGCAACGTGTCAGCCCTCAGGACGTTTCGTGTACTTCGAGCCCTTAAAACAATTACTGTGATTCCTG GTTTGAAAACCATCGTGGCCGCTTTGATCCAGTCGGTGAAGAAAATGGTGGACGTCATGATTCTGACCGTCTTCGCCCTCGCCGTCTTCGCCCTCATCGGCCTTCAGCTCTTCATGGGAAATCTGCGGCAGAAATGCGTGCGATGGCCCCTCGAGACGAACGAATTTTTTAACGCCACCGCCACGTTCAACGCCACGGCGTCCTTCAACGGCACCGCGGGCTTCAACGACACGGCATATTCCAACGGCACCTTCGATTTCAATGGGTACATTGAAAACGCAG ATAATCACTATCATTTGGAAGGCAGCCTCGATGCTCTACTTTGTGGAAACAGCTCTGATGCTGG GAGGTGCCCAGAAGGATACACATGCATGAAGGCTGGGAGGAACCCCAACTATGGCTACACCAGTTTTGACTCTTTTGGCTGGGCCTTCCTGGCCCTCTTCAGACTCATGACCCAGGACTACTGGGAGAACCTCTTCCAGCTG ATCCTGCGGGCGGCCGGTAAGACGTACATGATCTTCTTCGTGTTGGTCATCTTTCTGGGCTCCTTCTACCTCATCAACCTCATCCTGGCCGTGGTAGCCATGGCTTATGACGAACAGAATCAGGCAACTCAGCGAGAGgccaaagagaaagaggaagagttcCAGCGGCTGCTAGAGCAACTCAGGAACCAGGAAGAG GAAATTGGTCTCGGGAGCCAAGCCACTCTAACCAGTAAGAAGTCGCTGAGTCATCGCACCACATCAGACTTTACAGACGATGACCGGAGCCTCGAACATGACGAAATCATGAAGGATTGTAACGGGAGAATCATTCCCCGTCTGTTAATCAGAGCGCCCACTATGATCCAG TCTGCTTCAGAATACGAACTCGGAGAGAAGTCGATCTGCTCCGTGCACAGCATGCTGCATCTGCACGAGCCGGGCCTGAAACGAAGGACTGCCAGTGCCCTGACGGTGCTCACGGTAGCTGCTATGGAAG AGTTGGAGGATGCTCAGAGGCCGTGCCCACCCGCCTGGTACAAGTTTGCCGACAGGTTCCTGAAGTGGGACTGCCACCCGCGATGGGTGTTTTTCAAAAAGTGGGTGCTCTTCGTGGTGATGGACCCCTTTGTCGACTTGGGCATCACCATCTGCATCGTGCTCAACACCCTCTTCATGGCCATGGAGCATTACCCCATGACCCCCGAGTTTGAACACTTGCTCTCCGTGGGGAATCTG GTTTTCACTGGGATCTTCACGGCGGAGATGTTCTTCAAGCTGATCGCCATGGACCCCTACTACTACTTTCAAGTCGGCTGGAACATCTTCGACAGCATCATCGTCTCTCTCAGTCTGGTGGAGTTGGGGCTGGCGAACGTCCAGGGGCTGTCTGTCCTCAGGTCCTTCCGTCTG CTCCGCGTCTTCAAACTGGCAAAGTCCTGGCCCACGCTCAACATGCTGATCAAGATCATCGGCAACTCGGTGGGCGCTTTGGGAAACCTGACTTTGGTGCTGGCCATCATCGTCTTCATCTTCGCAGTGGTCGGCATGCAGCTCTTTGGCAAGAACTACAAGGACTGCGTGTGCAAGATCTCGTTGGATTGCGAGCTGCCGCGCTGGCACATGTACGACTTCTTCCACTCGTTCCTCATCGTCTTCCGCATCCTGTGCGGGGAGTGGATCGAGACCATGTGGGACTGCATGGAGGTGGCCGGAGCCGGGATGTGCTTGGTCGTCTTCATGATGGTGATGGTCATTGGAAATCTGGTG GTGTTGAACCTCTTCCTGGCTTTGCTGCTGAGCTCGTTCAGCGGAGACAACCTCTCCGCGGGCGACGAAGACGGGGAGATGAACAACCTCCAGATCTCCGTCTGCAGGTTGACGCGAGGCATCGACTGGTTGAAGGCGTTCGCCGCTCGCACCGTCCTGCGGATTCTGCGGAAGGAGCCCGAGGAGCCCGGCGGGGGCCCGGGGGACGCCGAGAACCCCAAAGTGGAGGAAATTGAAATGAACCACATGGACGCCGGTCAGAGTCTCAAATCGGCGGACGGGATAGGCGATCGTTTAGTCCAAGGCCGGCCTTCTGGATTCATTGTGGACGGAGAGTTCGGCCTCAATGTGCCGATCGCTCAGGTCGAGTCAGACTTTGAAAACCTGGGcgaggatgacgaggaggatgatgatgactcAGAGATATCAGATGAGAAAAATAACGAG GAAAACTTAGAAGATGAAATTCGCATGCTGGGAAATGTTCAA CTGATGGGTGCTTTGAATGATGGGGATTCTTCAGTGTGTAGCACGGTGGACTATCAGCCACCTGAGCCTGAACcagaagaggtggaggaggaagagccggAGCCCGTGGAGCCGGAGGCCTGCTTCACCGACG AGTGTGTGAGGCGCTGGCCATGTCTGACGGTGGACATCACCCAAGGCAAAGGCAAGAAATGGTGGAACCTCCGTCGGGCTTGCTTCACGATCGTGGAGCACGACTGGTTTGAAACCTTCATCGTCTTTATGATCCTTCTCAGCAGCGGCGCTCTG GCGTTTGAAGATATATACTTAGAAAGACGCCGCACCATCAAGATCATTCTGGAGTATGCGGACAAAGTTTTCACCTACGTCTTCATCATCGAGATGCTCCTCAAATGGGTGGCGTACGGCTTCAAGACCTACTTCACCAACGCCTGGTGCTGGTTGGACTTTTTCATTGTAGAT ATTTCCCTGATTAGTTTAGCCGCCAACTGGATGGGGTACTCCGACCTGGGGCCCATCAAGTCCCTCAGGACTCTCAGGGCCCTCAGGCCTCTTCGGGCGCTGTCGAGATTTGAAGGGATGAGG GTGGTGGTGAATGCTCTGGTCGGAGCGATCCCCTCCATCTTCAACGTGCTGCTGGTGTGTCTGATCTTCTGGCTCATCTTCAGCATCATGGGAGTCAACCTGTTTGCCGGGAAGTTCTACCGCTGCATCAACACCACCACGGAGGAGCTTTTCCCCATGACGGAGGTCAACAACATAAGCGACTGCATGGCCATCAAAGAGGCCACGCAGGAGGCCCGCTGGGTCAACGTCAAGGTCAACTACGACAACGTGGGACAAGGTTACCTGTCGCTGCTTCAAGTG TCAACTTTTAAAGGCTGGATGGAGATCATGTACGCTGCCGTCGACTCCAGAGAG GTCGGGGAGCAGCCATCTTACGAGATCAACCTCTACATGTACATTTACttcgtcatcttcatcatcttcggCTCTTTCTTCACGCTCAACCTCTTCATCGGTGTCATCATTGACAACTTCaaccaacaaaagaaaaagat CGGAGATAAAGACCTCTTCATGACGGAGGAACAAAAAAAGTACTACGAGGCCATGAAGAAACTCGGCTCCAAGAAGCCACAGAAGCCGATTCCACGTCCAACA AACCTGATCCAGGGATGGGTGTTTGACTTCATCAGTCAGCAGTTCTTCGACATCTTCATCATGGTGCTCATCTGCCTCAACATGGTGACCATGATGGTGGAGACGGACAACCAGAGCGCGGAGAAGGACGATTTCCTCTTCAAAGTGAACGTCGCTTTCATCGCCGTCTTCACCGGCGAGTGCATGCTGAAGCTCTTCGCCCTGCGGCAATACTTCTTCACCAACGGGTGGAACGTCTTTGACTTTGTCGTGGTCATCTTGTCCATAGCTG GTACGATGCTCTCGGACATAATCGAGAAGTACTTTGTGTCACCGACTCTGTTCAGAGTGATCCGACTGGCCAGAATAGGCCGGATCCTGCGTCTCATTAAAGGAGCGAAGGGCATTCGGACGCTTCTCTTCGCGCTGATGATGTCGCTTCCTGCTCTCTTCAACATTggcctcctgctcttcctcattATGTTCATCTTCTCCATATTCGGCATGTCGAACTTCGCCTACGTCAAGAAGGAGGCCGGAATCGACGACATGTTCAACTTCGAGACGTTCGGCGGCAGCATCGTCTGCTTGTTCGAGATCACGACGTCGGCGGGCTGGGACGGGCTCCTGCTCCCGATGCTGAACAAGGAGTTCCCGGACTGCGATCCGGACGTCGAGAACCCGGGCACGGACGTGAGGGGCAACTGCGGCAACCCGCTCATGAGCATGGCATTCTTCTGCAGCTACATCATCGTCTCCTTCTTGGTGGTGGTCAACATGTACATCGCCATCATCTTGGAGAACTTCAACGTGGCGCAGGAGGAGAGCGGCGACGCGCTCTGCGAGGAGGACTTTGTGATGTTCAACGAGACGTGGGAGAAGTTCGACGTCGACGGGACTCAGTTCATCGAGTACGTCCGGCTCTCGGACTTCTGCGACACCTTGCAGCAGCCGTTGAGGGTAGCGAAGCCCAACCGGCTGAGTTTGATTAAAATGGATCTGCCGCTGGTCATCGGGGACAGGATCCACTGCCTGGACGTCTTGATGGCCGTCACGGAGATGGTCTTGGGAGACACGGTGGAGATGGCGGCGATGCGCGAGAGCATTCAGGCCAAGTTCATCCTGAGCAACCCCACCTCGAACTCCTTTGCGCCGATCACCACGACGGTGCGCCACAAAGAAGAGCAGGCGGCCGCCGCCGTCGTTCAGAGGGCTTACCGCAAGCACCTGCTGAAGCGCTGCGTGCGCCACGCCGCCTTCGTGCACCGGCGTAAAACGGCGGCGGGCGGGACGGAGGAAGGCGAGGGTCCGCCGGAGAAGGAGGGCATGCTCGCGCGGAGGATGGGGGTGCTCTACGGGAGCAACGCGGACCTCGCCGAGGAGATGGAGCAGGCGGATGTAGAAACTCTAGTGAGCCGACGGACGCCGAATCCCGAGACGCCGAATCCCGAGACACCGTCACGTGACACGGGGGTCCAATGTGACCCGGGGGTCCAATGTGACCCGGAACCCCCCGAGGCAAATATCATGGTCGTGCCTGTAGAGATCACGAGTGAGGTGTTGTTACATGCGGCCCCCGACCCACAACTCTTCCCCCGACGTGCAACCCTGAGGGAGACGATCGTATAA
- the cd79b gene encoding B-cell antigen receptor complex-associated protein beta chain: MRSLLAGCCGLALISISVATNPAVPITQIPRFYGARTRHNAGICCRSARKLLPAKVEWFKASRYTEDDPSRSEIKAGRRFNFFNNDPNQKCLVMHDVRTEDSGVYYCKLNDTWGPGTELRVARTIDLPQALHRTKMKDGLIILQGLLLAVCIAAVLLRKRQMLKQEDSIYEEPETDHIYEGLAIETCGGGLYEELSVYAQAEGAEEAEAPWE, from the exons ATGCGCTCGTTGCTGGCTGGATGCTGCGGGCTCGCTTTGATCAGCATCTCAG TGGCCACGAACCCGGCCGTGCCGATCACCCAGATACCCCGGTTCTACGGTGCGAGAACCAGACACAACGCGGGCATTTGTTGTCGCTCCGCCCGGAAACTCCTGCCGGCCAAGGTGGAGTGGTTCAAGGCCAGCAGGTACACCGAGGACGATCCAAGCAGGAGCGAGATAAAGGCCGGACGAAGGTTTAATTTCTTTAACAATGATCCGAATCAAAAGTGTCTCGTCATGCACGATGTGCGCACGGAGGACAGCGGCGTGTACTACTGCAAGTTAAACGACACGTGGGGACCAGGGACTGAACTTCGGGTCGCCA GAACCATTGACCTTCCCCAGGCTCTGCATCGGACCAAGATGAAGGATGGCCTCATCATCCTCCAGGGCCTGCTGCTGGCCGTGTGCATCGCCGCCGTGCTGCTGCGCAAACGGCAAATG tTGAAACAGGAGGACAGCATATACGAGGAGCCTGAAACTGATCACATCTATGAG GGTTTGGCGATCGAGACGTGTGGTGGAGGTCTGTATGAGGAACTCTCCGTGTACGCCCAGGCCGAAGGAGCCGAGGAGGCCGAGGCCCCGTGGGAGTGA